Proteins from a genomic interval of Bacteroidota bacterium:
- the greA gene encoding transcription elongation factor GreA, whose translation MSNTVYLTQEGLDDLKAELQRARTVERQEIAQAIAEARAQGDLSENAEYDAAKEAQGHLEARIVQLENTLANARVVDESDVDTSKARILSKVRVKNIKAKAEAIYTLVSAREANMAQKKISVTSPIGKALLGTEVGDVVEVKVPAGKVQLEVLDISR comes from the coding sequence ATGTCGAACACCGTCTATCTGACTCAGGAAGGCCTCGATGACCTGAAGGCCGAGCTACAGCGCGCCCGCACGGTCGAGCGTCAGGAAATCGCGCAGGCCATCGCGGAGGCGCGGGCCCAAGGTGACCTCTCAGAAAATGCGGAGTACGACGCCGCCAAAGAGGCGCAGGGCCACCTGGAAGCCCGCATTGTGCAGCTCGAGAACACGCTCGCCAACGCCCGCGTGGTGGACGAGAGCGACGTCGACACCTCGAAGGCGCGCATCCTCTCGAAGGTGCGCGTGAAGAACATCAAGGCGAAGGCCGAGGCCATCTACACGCTCGTCTCAGCACGCGAGGCCAACATGGCGCAGAAGAAAATTTCCGTCACCAGCCCCATCGGCAAGGCCTTACTCGGCACCGAAGTAGGTGACGTAGTGGAAGTGAAAGTGCCCGCGGGCAAGGTGCAGCTCGAAGTGCTCGACATCAGCCGGTAG
- a CDS encoding NlpC/P60 family protein → MTRLYADRACVHVASRTMRFCALLLALGLWAGCAGSARLDAPLTPLVPTAEAPHTEAETEVRLRATADRWLGVPYKWGGTTRNGIDCSAFVRALYQETFSVPLPRTTHTQVLVGQEVAWGEFQTGDLIFFKTGRRRNHVGVYLRDGMFVHASSSQGVTVSSLEGYYTRKYWTARRVLPRFGTLQPVVAEAPDVPVSPVPVRPTSPALRPGW, encoded by the coding sequence ATGACCCGACTGTACGCCGACCGGGCGTGCGTACACGTCGCCTCGCGGACGATGCGTTTCTGTGCGCTGCTGCTGGCCCTTGGGCTGTGGGCTGGCTGCGCAGGGAGCGCCCGTCTCGATGCGCCGCTGACGCCCCTCGTCCCCACCGCCGAGGCTCCGCACACAGAGGCCGAGACGGAAGTCCGCCTCCGCGCCACCGCCGACCGATGGCTGGGCGTGCCCTATAAATGGGGCGGCACCACCCGCAACGGCATCGACTGCTCGGCGTTCGTTCGTGCGCTCTACCAGGAGACGTTCAGCGTACCGCTCCCACGCACCACGCACACCCAGGTGCTTGTCGGTCAAGAGGTCGCCTGGGGCGAGTTCCAGACCGGCGACCTCATCTTCTTCAAGACCGGCCGCCGCCGCAACCACGTGGGCGTCTATCTCCGCGACGGTATGTTCGTGCACGCGTCCAGCAGCCAGGGCGTCACCGTCTCGTCACTCGAAGGGTACTACACCCGGAAGTACTGGACCGCGCGGCGCGTGCTGCCCCGCTTTGGGACGCTGCAGCCCGTCGTCGCCGAGGCGCCCGACGTCCCTGTGTCGCCCGTCCCCGTGCGCCCGACTTCGCCCGCTCTCCGCCCCGGATGGTAG
- a CDS encoding YtxH domain-containing protein: MLRFSRPTPVPRASRLERLVVAGLAFASGLCFGMLLAPRSGADTRERIGEQARTASTWLEDQARAVTEPTADALRETTEAARRRYIPLAGSEWDLVDGRAIMADVQRSR; the protein is encoded by the coding sequence ATGCTCCGGTTCTCCCGCCCCACGCCCGTCCCCCGCGCCTCCCGGCTCGAACGGCTCGTGGTAGCCGGCCTCGCCTTCGCCAGCGGTCTCTGTTTTGGGATGCTGCTGGCCCCGCGCTCGGGGGCCGACACCCGTGAACGGATCGGCGAGCAAGCGCGCACTGCCTCGACGTGGCTCGAAGACCAGGCGCGTGCCGTGACCGAGCCGACCGCCGATGCGCTGCGCGAGACGACCGAGGCCGCCCGCCGCCGCTACATCCCGCTCGCCGGGAGCGAGTGGGACCTGGTCGACGGCCGTGCCATCATGGCCGATGTCCAGCGGAGCCGCTAG
- a CDS encoding BrxA/BrxB family bacilliredoxin, with amino-acid sequence MPYPEALVAPMRAELTRLGVNELRSADEVDALFDAPDGTTLAVVNSVCGCAAANARPAVALVSQAPIPQPDRMVTVFAGQDLDATARLREHLAGIPPSSPSMFLLVDGDPVFAVERRHIEGRSASAIAQDLAQAYQKFCGEAASAEAAGAEGDGATERPEVNEAPNQRGDLPSTFKSILS; translated from the coding sequence ATGCCTTACCCTGAAGCCCTCGTCGCGCCGATGCGCGCAGAACTGACCCGCCTCGGCGTCAACGAACTCCGCTCCGCCGACGAGGTGGACGCGCTCTTCGATGCGCCAGACGGCACGACCCTCGCCGTCGTCAACTCGGTGTGCGGGTGCGCCGCGGCCAACGCCCGGCCTGCCGTCGCGCTCGTGAGCCAAGCCCCGATCCCGCAGCCGGACCGCATGGTAACGGTCTTCGCCGGGCAGGACCTCGACGCCACGGCGCGCCTGCGCGAGCACCTCGCGGGCATCCCGCCGTCCTCCCCGTCGATGTTCTTGCTGGTGGACGGCGATCCCGTCTTCGCCGTCGAGCGTCGCCACATCGAAGGGCGCAGCGCCTCGGCCATCGCTCAGGACCTCGCGCAAGCCTACCAGAAGTTCTGCGGCGAGGCGGCCAGTGCTGAGGCAGCCGGTGCTGAAGGCGATGGCGCCACCGAGCGCCCCGAGGTCAACGAGGCCCCGAACCAGCGCGGCGACCTACCCTCGACGTTTAAGTCGATTCTGTCCTAG
- a CDS encoding lipopolysaccharide biosynthesis protein has protein sequence MTESDQPGGWRARSRTAWARSSLLAPILTLVGGTAAAQALVFAARPVLTRLYTPDDFGVLTVFTTLVSLGATVASGGYRSTLLLPRSDDRAAGLFVLALGCATAVSLLSALVPLVPAGLAPTVLADPVARMALVLFPVALLAAEAVQTLTVWHSRFDRFRLVSTLRVVQSGTTLAVQLGVGIALAAGVIAGGAGSRLAALGLVGGVVVGFLVGALVGGVWLLTRDRARFGAVSRAGVVRLAGRYQRFPRFSAPAALLNVAATRAPVLLLAVFFGSAVVGQFGVAFGALALPLGLVTGAVGEVFFVRAADAHRAGTLPSLTRTVLRGMWAVTLFPSLAVLVAGPSLFAFVFGDVWAEAGRYAQLTAPWVLLAAIAAPMTALFDVLERQRADLGFSIVMFVVLTGAITTASLSLDAVGTVLVAGVFGAVLRVAHLAWMLHLARVPYRGVLTDAGAALVRAIPLVALVAVVEWSALGLAWTFTATVLGGLVTLALGRRALRSARTPRSEQLAHKKGEHSDEHPPS, from the coding sequence GTGACGGAATCGGACCAGCCCGGAGGGTGGCGCGCACGCTCGCGAACGGCATGGGCACGGTCCTCGCTGCTCGCCCCGATCCTCACGCTCGTCGGCGGGACGGCAGCAGCGCAGGCGCTCGTGTTCGCCGCCCGGCCGGTCCTGACGCGGCTCTACACACCCGACGACTTCGGCGTGCTGACGGTCTTCACCACGCTCGTCTCGCTTGGGGCGACGGTCGCCTCGGGCGGCTACCGCTCGACGCTCCTCCTGCCTCGCTCCGACGACCGCGCTGCGGGCCTGTTCGTGCTCGCGCTCGGCTGCGCGACGGCGGTTTCGCTACTGAGTGCGCTCGTGCCGCTCGTTCCGGCGGGTCTCGCTCCGACCGTGCTCGCTGACCCCGTCGCGCGCATGGCCTTGGTGCTGTTTCCTGTAGCGCTCCTCGCCGCGGAGGCCGTGCAGACGCTGACCGTCTGGCATAGCCGCTTCGACCGGTTCCGCCTCGTCTCCACCCTGCGGGTCGTTCAGAGCGGCACGACGCTGGCCGTCCAGCTAGGCGTCGGGATCGCTCTCGCTGCGGGTGTCATCGCCGGGGGCGCGGGCTCCAGGCTTGCTGCGCTGGGCCTCGTGGGCGGCGTGGTGGTTGGCTTTCTCGTCGGCGCGCTCGTCGGCGGCGTCTGGCTGCTCACGCGCGACCGTGCCCGCTTCGGTGCCGTGTCGAGAGCGGGCGTCGTGCGCCTCGCCGGGCGCTACCAGCGCTTCCCTCGCTTCTCAGCACCGGCGGCCTTGCTCAACGTGGCGGCCACACGCGCGCCGGTCTTGCTGCTCGCGGTGTTCTTTGGCAGCGCCGTCGTCGGTCAGTTCGGTGTGGCCTTCGGCGCGCTGGCCTTGCCACTCGGCCTCGTCACAGGCGCTGTGGGCGAGGTGTTCTTCGTGCGCGCCGCCGATGCGCACCGGGCCGGGACGCTGCCGTCGCTGACGCGGACGGTGCTGCGCGGGATGTGGGCCGTGACGCTCTTCCCGAGCCTCGCGGTGTTGGTCGCTGGGCCGTCGCTATTCGCGTTCGTCTTCGGCGATGTGTGGGCGGAGGCCGGGCGCTACGCCCAACTCACCGCGCCGTGGGTGCTGCTCGCCGCCATCGCCGCGCCCATGACGGCCCTGTTCGATGTCCTCGAACGTCAGCGTGCCGACCTCGGCTTCAGCATCGTGATGTTCGTGGTGCTGACGGGGGCGATTACGACCGCTAGCCTCTCGCTCGATGCTGTGGGCACGGTGCTCGTCGCGGGCGTGTTCGGCGCGGTGCTACGGGTGGCGCACCTCGCCTGGATGCTGCACCTGGCCCGCGTCCCCTATCGCGGCGTCCTCACGGACGCTGGCGCCGCGCTCGTTCGCGCTATTCCTCTCGTAGCGCTCGTCGCGGTCGTCGAGTGGAGCGCGCTTGGACTGGCCTGGACATTTACGGCCACGGTCTTGGGAGGCCTCGTCACACTGGCACTGGGCAGACGAGCGCTTCGGAGTGCCCGGACACCTCGTAGCGAGCAGCTGGCCCACAAAAAAGGAGAGCACTCGGACGAGCACCCTCCTTCTTGA
- a CDS encoding GNAT family N-acetyltransferase — MSELRATWHSLDNASARAAYAALLGASPQRTPFHTLVHADAACAAFGLTGELLSVGIPGEDPRVAGVVFWKQRGPFRLAVVPPLTPYGGPVCATSLSDTLSGSNPLGTPEGALTCWIEALGDRADFVELHLPPAFADTRPFAWAGWDVTPRHTYAGASDWGGTVPPYVRKMVRENRATRTDGSPRPNGLVLQRDDSATALVADFVTRPFRRQGREFGFAEDPLEQLVRAHVASGLGRILVAAKRDGTPVGAVATTVDDLAGYFWAGSADPGAGMLMLMAATADALADDGIPTIDLVGGNLQTVSSFKRRLGFPLVASARVEVAPSRALRLLRALR, encoded by the coding sequence ATGAGCGAGCTTCGCGCCACGTGGCATTCGCTGGACAACGCCTCGGCGCGGGCGGCGTATGCGGCGCTGCTCGGTGCGAGTCCGCAGCGAACGCCGTTCCACACGCTCGTGCATGCCGATGCAGCCTGCGCGGCCTTTGGGCTGACCGGGGAACTCCTCAGCGTCGGTATCCCAGGTGAGGACCCACGCGTTGCCGGTGTGGTGTTCTGGAAGCAGCGGGGGCCGTTTCGCCTCGCGGTCGTACCGCCGCTGACGCCCTACGGCGGCCCTGTGTGCGCCACCTCGCTCAGCGATACGCTGTCGGGGTCGAACCCGCTAGGTACGCCTGAGGGCGCGCTCACGTGTTGGATTGAGGCGCTCGGTGACCGCGCCGACTTCGTCGAACTGCACCTGCCCCCTGCGTTTGCGGACACGCGACCGTTTGCCTGGGCTGGGTGGGACGTGACCCCACGCCACACCTACGCGGGCGCCTCGGACTGGGGCGGCACGGTCCCGCCCTACGTGCGCAAGATGGTCCGGGAGAACCGCGCCACCCGCACCGATGGCTCGCCGCGCCCGAATGGCCTCGTGCTCCAGCGCGATGACAGCGCCACCGCGCTCGTTGCCGACTTCGTGACGCGGCCGTTTCGCAGGCAAGGGCGCGAGTTCGGGTTCGCGGAGGATCCCCTCGAACAGCTTGTCCGCGCCCACGTTGCGAGCGGACTAGGCCGCATTCTGGTCGCTGCGAAGCGCGATGGCACGCCGGTCGGCGCGGTTGCCACGACGGTCGACGACCTCGCAGGCTACTTCTGGGCCGGCAGCGCAGACCCTGGCGCGGGGATGCTCATGCTCATGGCCGCGACCGCCGACGCCCTCGCCGACGACGGTATCCCGACCATCGACCTCGTCGGTGGCAATCTGCAGACGGTCTCGTCCTTCAAGCGGCGGCTGGGCTTCCCGCTGGTCGCCTCGGCGCGCGTCGAGGTGGCACCGTCGCGGGCGCTACGTCTCCTCCGAGCGCTCCGGTGA
- the hslU gene encoding ATP-dependent protease ATPase subunit HslU, with the protein MTEELTPRQIVAELDKYIVGQTEAKKSVAIALRNRWRRLNAPPEMRDEIMPNNIIMIGPTGVGKTEIARRLARLAGAPFIKVEATKFTEVGYVGRDVESMVRDLADLAVNMVKAEQAERVQEPARARAEERILDLLIPPANAKKSNRPAIQGPGFVFTPQEEEQDDSEPKSEAELRERTRARFRDMLRAGELDEREVEIEVTATNNPTLQMFGPMGLEEMGINLQEMFGNLGGKQRKKRRVKIEEAREILIQEEAQKLIDHESATAEAIERVQQSGIVFIDEIDKVAGRGSGTGGGSGPDVSREGVQRDMLPIVEGSTVTTKHGIVKTDHILFIASGAFHVSKPSDLIPELQGRFPIRVELSTLGEDEFVQILTAPKNALTKQYQALFASDGVTLTFTDAAVREVAKTAARVNEEVENIGARRLHTVLTTLLEALLFEMPEGVEGDTVEIDGAFVRERLHDIVEDRDLSQYIL; encoded by the coding sequence ATGACAGAAGAACTCACCCCGCGGCAGATCGTCGCGGAACTCGACAAGTACATCGTCGGGCAGACCGAGGCGAAAAAATCGGTCGCCATCGCGCTGCGCAACCGCTGGCGGCGGCTCAACGCGCCGCCCGAGATGCGCGACGAGATCATGCCCAACAACATCATCATGATCGGCCCGACGGGCGTGGGCAAGACGGAGATCGCCCGCCGCTTGGCCCGCCTCGCCGGGGCCCCGTTCATCAAGGTGGAGGCCACGAAGTTCACCGAGGTTGGCTACGTCGGCCGCGACGTGGAGAGCATGGTGCGCGACCTCGCGGACCTCGCCGTGAATATGGTCAAGGCCGAGCAGGCCGAGCGCGTGCAGGAGCCCGCCCGCGCCCGCGCCGAGGAGCGCATCCTCGACCTGCTCATCCCGCCCGCCAACGCGAAGAAGTCGAACCGCCCTGCTATCCAGGGCCCCGGCTTCGTGTTCACGCCCCAGGAGGAAGAGCAAGACGACAGCGAACCCAAAAGCGAGGCCGAGCTCCGAGAGCGCACCCGGGCCCGGTTCCGCGACATGCTCCGTGCCGGCGAACTCGACGAACGGGAAGTCGAGATCGAGGTGACCGCGACCAACAACCCCACCCTCCAGATGTTTGGCCCGATGGGGCTGGAAGAGATGGGCATCAACCTGCAGGAGATGTTTGGCAACCTCGGCGGCAAGCAACGCAAGAAGCGGCGTGTCAAGATTGAGGAGGCCCGCGAGATCCTGATTCAGGAGGAGGCGCAGAAGCTCATCGACCACGAGTCGGCGACGGCCGAGGCTATTGAGCGCGTCCAGCAGTCGGGCATTGTCTTCATTGACGAGATCGACAAGGTGGCGGGGCGCGGCTCAGGCACGGGTGGCGGCAGCGGCCCTGACGTGAGCCGCGAAGGCGTCCAGCGCGACATGCTGCCCATCGTCGAGGGCTCAACCGTGACTACCAAACACGGTATTGTCAAGACCGACCACATCCTGTTCATCGCCTCGGGCGCCTTCCACGTCTCGAAGCCGAGCGACCTCATCCCGGAGTTGCAGGGCCGCTTCCCGATTCGCGTGGAGCTGAGCACGCTCGGCGAGGACGAGTTCGTGCAGATCTTGACGGCGCCGAAGAACGCGCTCACGAAGCAGTACCAGGCGCTCTTCGCCTCGGACGGCGTGACGCTCACCTTCACCGACGCCGCCGTCCGCGAGGTTGCCAAAACAGCGGCGCGCGTCAACGAGGAGGTCGAGAACATCGGCGCGCGACGGCTGCACACGGTCCTGACGACGCTCCTGGAAGCGTTGCTCTTCGAGATGCCCGAGGGCGTCGAGGGCGATACCGTCGAGATCGATGGCGCGTTCGTGCGCGAGCGCCTACACGACATCGTCGAGGACCGCGACCTGAGCCAGTATATCCTCTAG
- a CDS encoding NYN domain-containing protein has translation MTTSPSHPQAAAVLIDYQNLYYYLKNRLMHPGSPSDVTIELIEGLRRHLDGEGIHVGRGFAYADFAGIDEHVRHVQRALYLNGIQPQFVPSTMHRNTTDLQMAIDAIRYSERFDDIDPFVLVSGDRDYVPVVQALKARGRRVRVIAFREHLSARLLEQTGMGTYVFAESLLSEDTVDLLEEENQTAAPAGTITDFAEITDPPNERDYDALEIIEEFFGQYDEIYLTPLLRRLSEELGEMDDHDPKSLIGDLEECGAVRLERRRGMPYDYTVLIVNDEHPAVLEVRAEYAERGGTAGAAAPTLEATGSLDDDE, from the coding sequence ATGACCACGTCTCCTAGTCATCCTCAGGCCGCAGCCGTCCTGATCGATTACCAAAACCTCTACTACTACCTCAAGAACCGCCTTATGCACCCCGGCTCGCCGAGCGACGTCACCATCGAGCTCATCGAGGGGCTGCGACGCCACCTCGACGGCGAGGGCATTCACGTTGGGCGCGGGTTCGCCTACGCCGACTTCGCGGGCATCGACGAGCACGTGCGCCACGTCCAGCGGGCGCTCTACCTCAACGGCATCCAGCCGCAGTTCGTCCCCTCGACGATGCACCGCAACACGACGGACCTGCAGATGGCCATCGACGCGATCCGCTACTCGGAGCGCTTCGACGACATCGACCCGTTCGTGCTCGTCTCGGGCGACCGCGACTACGTCCCCGTCGTGCAGGCGCTCAAGGCGCGCGGCCGCCGTGTGCGCGTGATCGCCTTCCGCGAGCACCTCTCGGCGCGCCTCCTCGAACAGACCGGCATGGGCACCTATGTCTTCGCCGAGTCGCTCCTGAGCGAGGACACCGTCGACCTCCTGGAGGAGGAGAACCAGACGGCGGCGCCCGCGGGTACCATCACCGACTTTGCGGAGATCACCGACCCGCCCAACGAGCGCGACTACGACGCCCTGGAAATCATCGAGGAGTTCTTCGGACAGTACGACGAGATCTACCTCACGCCGCTGCTGCGCCGCCTCTCGGAGGAGCTCGGCGAGATGGACGACCACGACCCGAAGTCGCTCATCGGCGACCTCGAAGAGTGCGGGGCCGTTCGCCTAGAGCGCCGCCGCGGGATGCCCTATGACTACACCGTGCTCATCGTCAACGACGAGCACCCGGCCGTGCTGGAAGTGCGCGCCGAGTATGCCGAGCGCGGTGGCACGGCTGGCGCCGCCGCGCCAACCCTGGAAGCCACAGGCTCGCTCGACGACGACGAGTAG
- the hslV gene encoding ATP-dependent protease subunit HslV, producing the protein MTHLYGPASGHSPLVGAPTIHATTVLGVRVGDKVALGSDGQATMKDTVLKHTAQKVRPLHGGKILAGFAGATADAFTLFERFEAKLQQHGGNVARSAVELAKDWRTDRYLRRLEALLAVAAPDRLLLISGTGDVIEPDDDILAIGSGAPYALAAARAMMKHADGLTAREVVDEGLRIAADICIYTNDRLTILELDAE; encoded by the coding sequence ATGACGCATCTCTACGGCCCGGCTTCCGGGCACAGCCCGCTTGTCGGCGCGCCGACGATACACGCTACAACCGTCCTCGGCGTCCGGGTCGGCGACAAGGTCGCGCTCGGGTCCGACGGGCAGGCCACGATGAAGGACACCGTCCTCAAGCACACGGCGCAGAAGGTGCGCCCGCTCCATGGCGGCAAGATCCTGGCAGGCTTCGCCGGGGCCACGGCCGACGCCTTTACCCTCTTCGAGCGGTTCGAGGCAAAGCTGCAGCAGCACGGTGGCAACGTCGCGCGCTCGGCCGTCGAGCTCGCCAAGGACTGGCGCACCGACCGCTACCTCCGCCGCCTCGAAGCGCTCCTCGCCGTGGCGGCCCCCGACCGCCTGCTCCTCATCTCCGGCACCGGCGACGTGATCGAGCCCGACGACGACATCCTCGCCATCGGCTCCGGCGCGCCCTACGCGCTCGCCGCCGCCCGCGCGATGATGAAGCACGCCGACGGCCTCACCGCGCGCGAGGTTGTGGACGAAGGCCTCCGCATCGCCGCCGACATCTGCATCTACACCAACGACCGCCTCACCATCCTCGAACTCGACGCCGAATGA
- the dacB gene encoding D-alanyl-D-alanine carboxypeptidase/D-alanyl-D-alanine-endopeptidase — protein sequence MYRCCAAAWFLLTLSPIPYSLTPVAAAQPNLTAQIDALLDVPAYEDAHWGVQVVNLESGQTLYRRDESKLFIPASTQKLLTTAAALDLLGPTFRYVTPLYLDGRIEGSTLVGNLVVRGVGDPTIGGRYTEGDKTLTFRAWADALRARGITRITGDILGDDDVFDETALGPAWSWDDLPFYYAAEIAGLSYNEGTVELLVEATTPGQPTRITWEPAMTPYVRVENTSQTAVAGTPYDEGYARDLSGNTITVSSTVAAGRQDFEAIAVHNPTAYFAQVLLETLETQGIEVDGQAFDADALSDATFDYAQMATLASHASPTLAEIARDVNVRSNNLAAEHLFKTLGAQIYPALSEAQEDDAPEVGSFRAGALATRAFLGRAGVDTSRVRVRDGSGLSYQNLVRPADFTALLTYMDRHPEPAVRAAFFDSMPVGGRDGTIARRFQTGRAGGNVRAKTGFITGARALVGVVTTAGGSRLGFALLANHYSVRTRQVNATQDAIVELLASWPR from the coding sequence GTGTATAGATGCTGTGCTGCTGCCTGGTTTCTGCTCACCCTATCCCCTATTCCTTATTCCCTAACTCCGGTCGCAGCGGCCCAGCCCAACCTGACCGCGCAGATCGACGCGCTGCTGGACGTGCCTGCCTACGAGGACGCGCACTGGGGCGTGCAGGTCGTCAACCTGGAATCCGGCCAGACGCTCTACCGCCGCGACGAGAGCAAGCTCTTCATCCCGGCATCCACGCAGAAGCTGCTCACGACTGCCGCCGCGCTCGACCTACTCGGGCCCACGTTCCGCTACGTGACGCCGCTCTACCTCGATGGGCGGATCGAGGGTAGCACGCTGGTTGGCAATCTCGTCGTGCGCGGCGTGGGCGACCCGACGATCGGCGGGCGCTACACCGAGGGCGACAAGACGCTCACCTTCCGCGCCTGGGCAGACGCGCTCCGGGCGCGCGGTATCACCCGCATCACCGGCGATATCCTGGGCGACGACGACGTGTTCGACGAGACGGCGCTCGGCCCGGCCTGGTCCTGGGACGACCTGCCGTTCTACTACGCCGCCGAGATCGCGGGCCTGAGTTACAACGAGGGCACTGTCGAGTTGCTCGTGGAGGCTACGACGCCGGGCCAGCCGACGCGGATCACCTGGGAGCCTGCCATGACGCCCTACGTGCGCGTCGAGAACACGAGCCAGACGGCCGTCGCCGGGACGCCCTACGACGAAGGCTACGCGCGCGACCTCTCCGGCAACACGATCACCGTATCGAGCACAGTTGCTGCAGGCCGCCAAGATTTCGAGGCCATCGCCGTGCACAACCCGACGGCTTACTTCGCACAGGTGCTCCTCGAAACACTCGAAACGCAAGGCATTGAGGTAGACGGCCAGGCCTTCGACGCGGACGCGCTCTCCGATGCGACGTTCGACTACGCCCAGATGGCGACGCTCGCGTCGCATGCGTCGCCGACGCTGGCCGAGATCGCGCGCGACGTGAACGTGCGCAGCAACAACCTGGCGGCCGAGCACCTCTTCAAGACGCTCGGCGCGCAGATCTACCCAGCCCTGTCGGAGGCCCAGGAGGACGATGCACCCGAAGTAGGCAGCTTCCGGGCAGGCGCGCTCGCCACGCGGGCGTTCCTCGGCCGCGCGGGCGTCGACACGAGCCGCGTGCGGGTACGGGACGGCTCGGGGCTGTCCTACCAGAACCTCGTGCGCCCGGCAGACTTCACGGCGCTGCTCACCTACATGGACCGCCATCCCGAGCCCGCCGTGCGCGCGGCGTTCTTCGACTCGATGCCGGTCGGCGGGCGGGACGGCACGATCGCGCGGCGCTTCCAGACGGGACGCGCGGGGGGCAACGTCCGTGCAAAAACGGGCTTCATCACCGGCGCGCGGGCGCTCGTGGGCGTCGTCACCACGGCGGGCGGCTCGCGGCTCGGCTTCGCGCTCCTCGCCAACCACTACAGCGTCCGCACGCGCCAGGTGAACGCCACGCAGGACGCCATCGTGGAACTTCTAGCAAGCTGGCCTCGATAA
- the mreC gene encoding rod shape-determining protein MreC, whose protein sequence is MTLAGRLWERARDFVLLAVLLVASLLLLLRQNGPALRTARAAALDLTARVEGVFSWAGRYTAALQENERLRAATIDLAAEAALLREARAENRRLRGLLALSDSSDYDLLPARVVGKDLTRQSNQLTLNVGRNDGVALDMPVMDERGLVGKVSLVSANYSLVLPHQNTNFAVPARINELGRDGLVRWDGTAYDRLTMDYIVRTEPVRVGQRVVTSGFSDVFPPGLPIGRIDSVLVAGGRNDYVLFVEPAAPISTVDYVYVVLRTPDPERAALEAEGS, encoded by the coding sequence ATGACCCTCGCCGGACGGCTCTGGGAACGCGCCCGCGACTTCGTGCTGCTCGCGGTGCTGCTCGTGGCGAGTCTGCTCCTGCTGCTCCGGCAGAACGGTCCTGCGCTGCGCACCGCTCGGGCGGCGGCGCTGGACCTCACGGCGCGCGTCGAGGGCGTCTTCTCGTGGGCCGGGCGCTACACCGCGGCCCTCCAGGAAAACGAGCGGCTCCGCGCCGCGACCATTGATCTGGCGGCTGAGGCGGCGCTCTTGCGTGAGGCCCGCGCGGAGAACCGGCGGCTGCGCGGCCTGCTCGCCCTGAGCGATTCCTCGGACTATGACCTCCTCCCGGCGCGCGTCGTCGGCAAGGACCTCACGCGCCAGAGCAACCAACTCACGCTCAACGTGGGCCGCAACGACGGCGTCGCGCTCGACATGCCCGTCATGGACGAGCGCGGGCTCGTCGGCAAGGTAAGCCTCGTGAGCGCCAACTACAGCCTCGTGCTGCCGCACCAGAACACCAACTTCGCCGTCCCCGCCCGCATCAACGAGTTGGGCCGCGACGGCCTCGTGCGCTGGGACGGGACCGCCTACGACCGCCTCACGATGGACTACATCGTCCGCACGGAGCCCGTCCGCGTCGGGCAGCGCGTCGTGACGAGCGGCTTCAGCGACGTCTTCCCGCCCGGCCTGCCCATCGGTCGCATCGACTCGGTGCTCGTAGCGGGCGGGCGCAACGACTACGTGCTCTTCGTCGAACCCGCCGCGCCGATCAGCACCGTGGACTACGTGTATGTCGTCCTCCGCACCCCCGACCCCGAACGCGCCGCCCTCGAAGCTGAGGGAAGCTAG